A genomic region of Nitrospira lenta contains the following coding sequences:
- a CDS encoding outer membrane beta-barrel protein yields the protein MSVWKAMLGCCALAGCVSGVGASAWADEAPATATSQPAIQRLFPESWPISIRGWVDGGYTFNGSSPTSHFNGPYNAVDRDRPQLNQLYLIVEKTLRGTSGIDIGGRVDAMYGYDYFLTQSNGFERDQSGRPKWNHEQHGLALPQMYAEAGNQTFSVKGGHFYTIIGYEGVPAPSNFFYSKSYSYQFGGPFTHWGGLATWNISPQWMVQGGIVNGWDSLDGQSSKPAYVMKAKYTSNEKFVTASFAVITGEEPSAIPTRYEQRTRYSAIVALNPTKDLEYVFHHFYAYQEDGKLGGGIARWYGIDQYLYYRLHEQVKAGLRFEWFRDEAGTRVGGSPDRGNPNLAPFAGSFYSLTAGVNYYPHPNLTIRPEVRYDWLVGSRSPFNDGNNSNQVLAAINAYVQF from the coding sequence ATGTCCGTGTGGAAGGCAATGTTGGGGTGTTGTGCTCTGGCGGGCTGTGTCAGTGGCGTGGGCGCATCGGCGTGGGCGGACGAGGCGCCTGCCACAGCCACGAGCCAGCCGGCGATCCAGCGGCTCTTTCCCGAGAGCTGGCCGATCTCCATCCGCGGTTGGGTGGACGGCGGGTATACGTTCAACGGATCGAGCCCGACGTCGCATTTCAATGGTCCGTACAATGCCGTGGATCGCGACCGGCCCCAATTGAATCAGTTGTACCTGATTGTGGAGAAGACGTTGCGGGGAACGAGCGGAATCGATATCGGCGGTCGAGTGGATGCGATGTACGGATATGATTACTTTTTGACGCAGAGCAATGGGTTTGAGCGGGATCAATCCGGCAGACCGAAGTGGAATCACGAGCAACATGGCCTGGCCTTGCCGCAGATGTATGCCGAAGCCGGCAATCAGACCTTCTCGGTGAAGGGCGGACATTTCTATACGATTATCGGATACGAGGGGGTGCCGGCGCCGTCGAATTTCTTCTATTCGAAGTCCTATTCCTATCAGTTTGGCGGGCCCTTCACGCATTGGGGCGGCTTGGCGACCTGGAATATTTCTCCGCAATGGATGGTGCAGGGCGGTATTGTCAATGGATGGGATTCGCTCGATGGCCAGAGCAGCAAGCCCGCCTATGTGATGAAGGCGAAATATACGTCGAACGAGAAATTTGTGACGGCGTCGTTCGCGGTGATTACGGGCGAAGAGCCGTCGGCGATCCCGACGCGGTATGAGCAGCGGACGCGCTACAGCGCAATCGTCGCGTTGAACCCAACGAAGGATCTTGAATATGTGTTCCACCACTTCTATGCCTATCAGGAAGACGGCAAGCTGGGTGGAGGGATTGCGCGCTGGTACGGGATCGATCAATATCTGTACTATCGGCTCCATGAGCAGGTGAAAGCGGGATTGCGATTTGAATGGTTCCGGGATGAGGCAGGTACCCGCGTGGGCGGCTCTCCGGACCGGGGGAACCCGAATCTGGCTCCGTTTGCCGGGAGTTTCTACTCACTGACGGCCGGGGTGAATTATTATCCGCATCCGAATCTGACCATTCGCCCAGAAGTGCGGTATGACTGGCTGGTAGGCAGCCGCAGTCCCTTTAACGACGGCAATAACTCCAACCAGGTGCTGGCGGCCATCAACGCCTACGTGCAGTTCTAG
- a CDS encoding peptide chain release factor 3 — MAIDQTRQGELAAATARRRTFAIISHPDAGKTTLTEKLLLYSGLIRTAGMVRGRKGGKTAASDWMGMEQERGISITASAMQFPYKDAIINLLDTPGHQDFSEDTYRTLTAADSAIMVIDAAKGVETQTRKLFEVCRLRRIPVLTLINKMDLPGRPPLDLMTEVEQALNIHASPINWPIGSGSDFAGIVTRADHRVQLFSKTAHGGATKVDVANMVLADLERSGRVPPDVMEPVQHDLELLDIAGNPFSRDQFLNGDVTPVFFASALTNFGIESFLDAFVTLAPCPSARLADREDGSEYPIDPVETPFSAYVFKLQANMNPKHRDSTAFLRVCSGRFERDMMVTHHRLNREVRLSRPHSLVAQERSTVEEAYPGDIIGIINPGLFAIGDTISVVGGFNFKPLPQFQPEIFARLRPTDVGKRKAFDKGMEQMAQEGTVQIMRSLNDLDSLVAAVGRLQFDVLQYRLRHEYRVETVLDALPFSCSAWLGGDPATFKAPSASMVVKDQRGRVVVLFGDQVMKTIARDRNPDHTLRDMG; from the coding sequence ATGGCTATCGATCAGACACGTCAGGGAGAATTGGCTGCGGCAACGGCGCGCCGCCGGACCTTTGCGATCATCAGTCATCCGGACGCGGGCAAGACCACGCTTACGGAAAAGTTGTTGCTCTATTCCGGGCTCATTCGGACGGCCGGCATGGTCCGTGGCCGCAAGGGCGGCAAGACGGCCGCCTCCGATTGGATGGGCATGGAGCAGGAACGCGGCATTTCCATTACCGCCTCGGCCATGCAGTTTCCGTATAAGGATGCGATCATCAACCTGCTCGATACGCCGGGCCACCAGGACTTTTCCGAAGATACCTATCGGACGTTGACGGCGGCCGACAGCGCGATCATGGTGATCGATGCGGCCAAAGGCGTGGAGACGCAGACGCGCAAGTTGTTCGAGGTGTGCCGCTTGCGGCGGATTCCGGTGCTGACCCTGATCAATAAGATGGACTTGCCGGGACGTCCACCGCTTGACCTCATGACAGAGGTTGAGCAGGCCCTCAATATTCACGCGAGCCCGATCAATTGGCCGATCGGATCCGGGAGCGATTTCGCCGGCATCGTGACGCGGGCCGACCATCGCGTTCAGCTGTTCAGCAAGACCGCCCATGGCGGCGCGACAAAGGTCGATGTGGCGAACATGGTGTTGGCCGACCTCGAACGCAGCGGCCGTGTTCCTCCGGACGTGATGGAACCGGTGCAGCATGACCTGGAGTTGCTCGACATCGCTGGCAATCCGTTTTCGCGCGACCAGTTTCTGAACGGCGATGTCACGCCGGTGTTCTTTGCGTCGGCGCTCACGAACTTCGGTATCGAGAGCTTCCTTGACGCCTTTGTGACGCTCGCTCCGTGCCCCAGCGCCCGGCTGGCCGACCGTGAGGATGGAAGCGAATACCCCATCGATCCGGTCGAGACGCCGTTCAGCGCCTACGTGTTCAAGCTGCAAGCCAACATGAACCCGAAGCACCGGGACAGCACGGCCTTCTTGCGGGTCTGTTCGGGGCGATTCGAACGGGACATGATGGTGACCCATCATCGACTGAATCGAGAGGTGCGTCTCTCGCGGCCGCACAGTCTGGTGGCGCAGGAGCGGAGCACGGTGGAAGAGGCCTATCCCGGCGATATCATCGGCATCATCAATCCCGGGCTCTTCGCCATCGGCGATACGATTTCCGTGGTCGGCGGATTCAACTTTAAACCGCTGCCGCAGTTCCAACCGGAAATTTTTGCGCGCCTCCGTCCGACCGATGTCGGCAAGCGAAAAGCCTTTGACAAGGGGATGGAGCAGATGGCGCAGGAAGGCACGGTCCAGATCATGCGCAGCCTCAACGACCTGGACTCCTTGGTCGCGGCCGTGGGCCGGCTGCAGTTCGATGTGCTGCAATATCGTCTTCGCCACGAATATCGCGTGGAAACGGTGCTCGATGCCCTCCCGTTCTCATGCAGCGCCTGGTTGGGCGGAGATCCCGCGACCTTCAAAGCGCCGTCGGCATCCATGGTGGTAAAAGATCAACGCGGTCGGGTCGTGGTGCTCTTCGGCGATCAGGTCATGAAGACCATCGCCCGGGATCGCAACCCTGACCATACGCTTCGCGATATGGGGTAG
- a CDS encoding HEAT repeat domain-containing protein — protein MMRLGCIAASRLHVTCMLLFLGSILAAGVPDMTHARKELLTAEEKDLLHRTEQIHLETLALSSRGPLDAAIITKAVSLRFERLGYRIVTESDQPHEVTVKVKCEELKTWEGTGRSGGDADMIDAAVRLWKGPACQLTYRFGTRWADWRHEVRTPFNNPQEAARQAGQTDAGAYAITALAQQLQTDPFPYLLAADWGQSARLITALNEPGATGAQRQSVIGLLGQMLAVEAIPRLTKALHDPDPAVVQSAAIALGTIGHEDGIHALLALFNTGTPDQHRAAAIGLGRLAPLHPNSNIVPTFIAALPNEPLQTQIIMVRALGKTTDRRVLTPLRTLHRSVLKHARSDSSPETKELLASLGIALDGFDGVHTEE, from the coding sequence ATGATGAGACTCGGGTGCATCGCCGCCAGCCGCCTTCACGTGACCTGTATGCTTCTCTTTCTCGGATCGATCCTCGCCGCAGGCGTTCCGGACATGACCCACGCGCGCAAAGAATTGCTGACCGCCGAAGAAAAAGACCTTCTGCATCGGACCGAGCAAATCCACCTGGAGACCCTGGCCCTGAGCAGCCGCGGCCCGCTCGATGCCGCCATTATTACAAAGGCGGTCTCACTACGGTTCGAACGGTTGGGGTACCGCATCGTCACCGAGAGCGATCAGCCGCACGAGGTTACGGTCAAAGTAAAGTGTGAGGAGTTGAAAACGTGGGAAGGAACAGGCCGCTCCGGTGGCGACGCCGACATGATCGACGCCGCCGTACGGCTCTGGAAAGGACCGGCCTGCCAGTTGACCTATCGCTTCGGCACCCGCTGGGCCGACTGGCGTCACGAAGTCCGTACGCCGTTCAACAATCCGCAAGAAGCGGCGCGCCAAGCGGGGCAAACCGACGCAGGAGCGTACGCGATCACGGCACTCGCGCAGCAGTTACAGACCGATCCCTTCCCCTATTTGCTCGCAGCCGACTGGGGACAGTCTGCCCGGCTGATCACGGCGCTGAATGAGCCCGGCGCGACGGGGGCACAACGGCAGTCCGTGATCGGACTCCTGGGTCAAATGCTCGCAGTAGAAGCCATTCCCCGGCTGACGAAGGCGTTGCACGACCCCGATCCCGCGGTGGTGCAATCCGCGGCCATCGCACTGGGAACCATCGGCCATGAAGACGGCATCCACGCCCTGCTCGCGCTCTTCAACACGGGCACGCCCGACCAACATCGCGCCGCCGCCATCGGATTGGGTCGCCTTGCCCCATTACATCCCAACAGCAACATCGTACCCACCTTCATCGCCGCACTCCCGAACGAACCACTTCAGACTCAGATCATCATGGTACGCGCCCTGGGCAAGACTACCGACCGGCGCGTGCTGACCCCGCTCCGCACACTCCACCGTTCGGTGCTGAAACACGCACGCTCCGACAGCAGTCCCGAGACAAAGGAGCTGCTGGCCTCGCTCGGCATCGCACTCGATGGATTCGACGGCGTGCATACGGAAGAGTAG
- a CDS encoding class I SAM-dependent methyltransferase, translating into MSQPDYVFTSADDQLELRRLQAIERECDPASCRRLHATGLTTGWRCLEVGPGAGSLMRWMGERVGPSGQVVALDLSTKFLTAHPPAHVEIQQGDIRTASLPQGSFDLIHARYVLIHLPDYEIALSRMLAALKPGGWIVLEEPDFSASRGIAGTAVQLAAMQHINQAIHRMYESRGMDSALGLRLLPLLQARELLDMSMENDAPVFAGGSGLAAIMAMSAEQLQDKYLATGIVSEMDVQNYRQMAEDSQSRAVYYATVAVAGRKQVE; encoded by the coding sequence ATGAGTCAACCTGACTACGTCTTTACGTCGGCCGACGATCAATTGGAGCTCAGGCGGTTGCAGGCGATCGAGCGGGAGTGCGATCCGGCCAGTTGCCGCCGCTTGCATGCCACCGGTCTCACGACCGGATGGCGTTGTCTGGAAGTGGGGCCGGGCGCCGGGTCATTGATGCGGTGGATGGGTGAGAGAGTCGGGCCTTCGGGGCAGGTTGTCGCGCTCGATCTCTCGACCAAATTTCTGACGGCGCACCCCCCGGCGCATGTCGAGATTCAGCAGGGGGACATTCGAACGGCTTCGCTGCCGCAGGGCTCATTCGATCTCATTCACGCGCGCTACGTGCTCATCCATCTGCCGGATTACGAGATTGCCCTGTCCCGGATGTTGGCCGCGCTGAAGCCAGGCGGATGGATCGTCCTGGAAGAACCGGACTTCTCTGCCTCGCGGGGCATCGCTGGAACGGCTGTGCAACTTGCGGCGATGCAGCACATCAATCAGGCGATTCATCGCATGTATGAAAGCCGCGGCATGGACTCCGCGTTGGGACTCAGACTGTTGCCGTTGTTGCAAGCGCGAGAGCTTCTGGACATGTCCATGGAGAACGATGCACCGGTGTTTGCCGGTGGATCCGGGCTGGCCGCGATCATGGCGATGTCCGCTGAACAGTTGCAGGACAAGTATCTGGCGACCGGAATCGTCAGTGAAATGGATGTGCAGAACTATCGGCAAATGGCCGAAGATTCTCAGAGCCGGGCCGTTTACTATGCGACGGTGGCGGTGGCCGGGCGTAAGCAGGTTGAGTGA
- a CDS encoding RBBP9/YdeN family alpha/beta hydrolase, whose product MMETPVLVLPGFGNSAPGHWQTLWEARHPAWRRVDLGQWNAPVCRNWMRTLDEAVQRCSAPPILVAHSLACLLVAHWAGPSRVPIAGAFLVAVPEPASPSFPATAQGFSPVPMRRLPFPSMVIASRNDSFGSFEHAQRCATAWDSRFVDVGDVGHINIDSGIGEWPEGYARFEEFIG is encoded by the coding sequence ATGATGGAAACTCCTGTGCTAGTCCTGCCGGGGTTCGGCAATTCTGCTCCCGGTCATTGGCAGACGTTGTGGGAAGCGCGCCATCCGGCTTGGCGGCGGGTAGATCTTGGCCAATGGAATGCGCCGGTTTGCCGGAATTGGATGCGGACGTTGGACGAGGCGGTACAGCGCTGCAGTGCTCCTCCTATTTTGGTCGCTCACAGCCTGGCCTGTTTGCTCGTGGCTCATTGGGCTGGGCCGTCTCGCGTGCCGATCGCGGGTGCCTTCCTCGTTGCGGTTCCCGAACCGGCTAGTCCCAGTTTTCCCGCCACCGCTCAAGGTTTCAGTCCGGTGCCGATGCGCCGATTGCCGTTTCCCAGCATGGTGATCGCCAGTCGCAACGATTCGTTTGGTTCTTTCGAGCATGCGCAACGATGTGCGACTGCTTGGGATAGCCGGTTCGTCGATGTCGGCGACGTCGGCCATATCAATATCGACAGCGGGATCGGCGAGTGGCCTGAAGGCTATGCGCGGTTTGAGGAGTTCATCGGATAA
- a CDS encoding DNA-3-methyladenine glycosylase I, with the protein MKDTIRCSWAGEKPHMVRYHDQEWGKPVHRDRKHFEMLLLEGAQAGLTWETVLRKRTGYRKAFAGFDPKKVARFTVSMKAALMKNPDIIRNRLKIDSAVTNAQAFLAVQDEFGSFDAYVWSFVGGEPIVNQWTRMKDVPATNVVSDTLSKDLKKRGFRFVGSTIIYAYMQAIGMVNDHLEACSFR; encoded by the coding sequence ATGAAAGACACGATCCGCTGCAGCTGGGCCGGCGAGAAGCCGCACATGGTTCGCTATCACGATCAGGAATGGGGCAAGCCGGTGCATCGTGACCGGAAGCATTTTGAGATGCTGTTGCTTGAAGGAGCCCAGGCAGGGCTGACGTGGGAGACGGTGTTGCGGAAGCGCACGGGTTATCGCAAGGCCTTCGCGGGGTTCGATCCGAAGAAGGTGGCGCGTTTCACGGTGAGCATGAAAGCGGCGCTGATGAAGAATCCCGACATCATCCGCAACCGGCTCAAGATCGATTCGGCCGTCACCAATGCGCAGGCGTTTCTGGCGGTGCAGGACGAGTTCGGCTCGTTCGATGCCTATGTTTGGTCATTCGTCGGAGGAGAGCCGATCGTCAATCAGTGGACCAGGATGAAGGATGTTCCTGCCACGAATGTGGTCAGCGATACCTTGTCGAAAGATCTGAAAAAACGCGGCTTCCGGTTCGTTGGCAGCACGATCATCTATGCCTATATGCAGGCGATCGGGATGGTGAATGATCACCTTGAGGCCTGCTCTTTTCGGTGA
- a CDS encoding GNAT family N-acetyltransferase yields the protein MSIQITQAQPEDAAVVATLVGELLREIMAAVSDKVFNFHQADTEARAAAWLRDGCYSVLLARAGDVPIGFLALYQRYALYTEGIYGTIPEFYVCPAHRSKGVGTALLEQARRLGQSRGWRRLEVTTPPLPQFDRTLVFYQREGFSISGGRKLKLELS from the coding sequence ATGTCGATCCAGATTACGCAGGCTCAACCGGAAGATGCGGCCGTCGTTGCCACATTGGTGGGGGAACTGCTCCGTGAGATTATGGCGGCGGTCAGCGACAAGGTGTTCAACTTTCATCAGGCCGACACGGAAGCGCGCGCGGCTGCCTGGTTGCGAGACGGTTGCTACTCGGTACTGCTGGCCCGTGCTGGCGATGTGCCGATCGGATTTCTCGCCCTATATCAAAGGTACGCGCTCTATACCGAAGGGATCTATGGGACAATCCCTGAATTCTATGTTTGTCCGGCCCATCGTTCGAAGGGAGTGGGCACGGCGTTGTTGGAACAGGCCAGGCGACTGGGACAGTCGCGCGGCTGGCGGCGGCTGGAAGTCACGACTCCACCCTTGCCGCAGTTCGACCGGACGCTGGTGTTCTATCAGCGCGAGGGGTTCAGCATCTCCGGAGGCCGGAAGTTGAAGCTGGAGCTGTCGTGA
- a CDS encoding DUF5069 domain-containing protein, with amino-acid sequence MAETARSLKLPRPQDQLAGCAWLPRFAEKARRFLDQQLPFIYRAAFGSRLGIDGAFLRHFSLTIDQFLAAVRRSVDDAALAKWFLAHPTVTSERIAEWNRRAALLGTKGHPGYLTRHLLKWVFYPKSVVTPVNSLFEAIEQDER; translated from the coding sequence ATGGCGGAAACTGCGCGTTCTCTAAAGCTGCCTCGCCCTCAAGACCAACTGGCCGGCTGTGCCTGGCTGCCACGGTTCGCCGAGAAAGCCAGACGGTTTCTCGATCAGCAGTTGCCGTTTATCTATCGAGCGGCGTTCGGCAGTCGGCTTGGTATCGATGGCGCGTTTCTCCGGCACTTCAGTCTCACCATCGATCAGTTTCTTGCCGCAGTCCGTCGATCCGTGGACGATGCTGCGCTGGCCAAGTGGTTTCTGGCGCATCCGACTGTCACTTCCGAACGCATCGCCGAATGGAACCGTCGTGCCGCGCTGTTGGGGACCAAGGGGCATCCCGGCTATCTCACGCGGCATCTGCTCAAATGGGTCTTCTATCCCAAGTCGGTGGTGACGCCCGTCAACAGCCTCTTCGAAGCCATTGAACAAGACGAACGCTAA
- a CDS encoding sodium:solute symporter family protein, whose amino-acid sequence MLAGFVALYLLCSVGIGLYAATRVQNTKDFAVAGRSLPLPVVTATVFATWFGAEAVLGISATFVKEGLRGVVADPFGSSLCLILAGLFFAPRFYRMNLLTVGDFYRLRYNRTVEVWCTLAVVASYFGWVAAQFKVLGLVLNVVTAGGISQSLGMIAGALVVLAYTTFGGMFSVAILDFVQITVIMGGLLYIGSIVSGLAGGVETVIAHAAGAGKLDFFPPASLNAWIPFLGAWVTMMFGSIPQQDVFQRITSAKDEATAVRGSLLGGLLYFGFCFIPMFLAYAATLIDPARFLALLDTDSQLVLPTLILEHTPLVAQIVFFGAVLSAVMSCSSATLLAPSVALSENVFKPMIARVNDAELLRMMRVVLVGFASVVLAIALWSDASIYTLVVNTYKVTLVVAFIPLLAGLYWPRATTQGALAAIAAGLISWLALELIGPADAVWPPQLVGLLAAAAGMVAGSWVTGRDPVRAGREPL is encoded by the coding sequence ATGTTGGCCGGATTCGTCGCGCTCTATCTGCTCTGTTCCGTCGGGATCGGTCTCTACGCGGCGACGCGCGTGCAGAATACGAAAGACTTTGCGGTGGCCGGACGGAGCTTACCGTTGCCGGTGGTGACCGCCACCGTGTTTGCCACGTGGTTCGGCGCCGAGGCGGTGCTCGGCATTTCCGCGACCTTTGTGAAAGAAGGGCTTCGGGGCGTCGTGGCCGATCCCTTCGGATCCAGCCTCTGTCTCATTCTCGCCGGATTGTTCTTCGCGCCGCGATTCTACCGCATGAATCTTCTGACAGTCGGAGATTTCTACCGCCTGCGCTATAACCGCACGGTCGAAGTCTGGTGCACACTTGCGGTCGTGGCCTCGTATTTCGGCTGGGTGGCGGCGCAGTTCAAGGTGTTGGGCCTCGTATTGAACGTAGTGACGGCCGGGGGGATCAGCCAGTCGCTGGGCATGATCGCCGGCGCGTTGGTCGTCCTCGCCTACACGACCTTCGGCGGCATGTTCTCCGTGGCCATTCTGGATTTTGTGCAAATCACGGTCATCATGGGAGGGTTACTGTATATCGGCTCGATCGTCAGCGGCCTGGCGGGGGGCGTTGAGACCGTGATTGCGCATGCGGCCGGCGCCGGAAAACTGGATTTCTTTCCGCCTGCCAGCCTCAACGCCTGGATTCCGTTTCTTGGCGCGTGGGTGACGATGATGTTCGGGTCGATTCCGCAACAGGATGTCTTTCAGCGGATTACCTCGGCGAAGGACGAGGCTACGGCGGTGCGCGGGTCGCTGCTGGGTGGGCTGTTGTATTTTGGGTTCTGCTTCATCCCGATGTTTCTCGCCTATGCGGCCACTCTGATCGATCCGGCGCGTTTCCTAGCGCTGCTGGACACCGATTCGCAATTGGTCTTGCCGACGCTGATTCTGGAGCATACGCCGCTCGTCGCGCAGATCGTCTTTTTCGGTGCGGTCTTGTCGGCGGTGATGAGCTGCTCCAGCGCGACGCTGCTGGCGCCGTCCGTCGCCCTCAGTGAAAACGTCTTCAAGCCGATGATCGCTCGCGTGAACGATGCGGAGCTGCTGCGGATGATGCGGGTCGTCTTGGTCGGTTTTGCCTCGGTGGTACTGGCGATTGCCCTCTGGTCGGACGCCAGCATCTACACGCTCGTGGTGAATACCTACAAGGTCACGCTCGTGGTCGCCTTCATTCCGTTGCTGGCCGGACTGTACTGGCCGCGCGCGACGACGCAAGGGGCGCTGGCCGCGATCGCCGCCGGATTGATCTCTTGGCTTGCGCTTGAACTCATCGGCCCGGCCGATGCTGTGTGGCCGCCGCAGCTGGTGGGGCTGCTGGCGGCCGCTGCGGGGATGGTTGCGGGGTCGTGGGTGACCGGTCGGGATCCCGTGCGAGCTGGACGCGAGCCGCTATAG
- a CDS encoding mechanosensitive ion channel family protein produces MDMNLSHIQSFVTTHVLPFGWTVLGALAIWIIGSWTIRLLRAALGRTLAARGMDHTLIGYLDTTTGVLLKILLLVAVLGTLGVATTSFAAIIAAAGVAIGMAWSGLLANFAAGVFLIVLRPFRVGDMISAGGATGEVKEIGVFATTLHTGDNLRVVVGNNKIFADNIVNYSSNAFRGVDLRAQLAHGVDTKDAMAKLKQAVSRIPNVVDAPAPLVEILEFNAYGTLLVVRPFCHNSHYWQVYFETNRTIQAVCTEAGYPIPEARQAVRAL; encoded by the coding sequence ATGGACATGAACCTCTCGCATATTCAGTCGTTCGTCACCACACATGTGCTGCCCTTCGGATGGACGGTGCTCGGAGCGCTGGCCATCTGGATTATCGGAAGCTGGACAATCCGCCTGCTTCGCGCCGCGCTGGGCCGCACCCTTGCGGCGCGCGGCATGGATCACACGCTGATCGGCTATCTCGATACTACTACCGGCGTCTTGCTGAAGATTCTCTTATTGGTAGCGGTACTGGGCACCTTGGGCGTGGCGACCACCTCGTTTGCCGCCATCATCGCCGCAGCCGGCGTCGCGATCGGCATGGCCTGGTCGGGACTGCTCGCGAACTTTGCCGCGGGCGTCTTCTTAATCGTGCTACGCCCGTTCCGCGTCGGGGACATGATCAGTGCAGGCGGAGCGACCGGGGAAGTGAAGGAGATCGGAGTCTTTGCCACCACGCTTCATACTGGCGACAATCTCCGCGTCGTCGTAGGGAACAACAAGATTTTCGCCGATAACATCGTGAACTATTCGAGCAATGCGTTCCGCGGCGTGGACCTCCGGGCCCAGCTGGCGCACGGCGTCGATACGAAGGACGCCATGGCAAAACTCAAACAAGCCGTCTCCCGGATTCCCAACGTCGTCGATGCTCCCGCGCCACTCGTGGAGATCCTGGAATTCAACGCCTACGGCACATTGCTGGTCGTCCGCCCCTTCTGCCACAACAGCCATTACTGGCAAGTCTATTTCGAGACCAACCGGACCATTCAAGCCGTGTGCACGGAAGCGGGGTACCCCATCCCCGAAGCACGGCAAGCGGTCCGCGCGCTATAG